In Macrobrachium rosenbergii isolate ZJJX-2024 chromosome 48, ASM4041242v1, whole genome shotgun sequence, one DNA window encodes the following:
- the LOC136831700 gene encoding uncharacterized protein, translating to MESQVVNFLVLFAVLVAVKGFVIVDSGYADNPVHDEADLYFKDWQNLGNEFERAEWLKNPDMSLYDVRSNETGAFNGSAFGNWNRFGYSLWKVVGNNASVSAYTIEKFNVTSDNITLIVPTYYNVQLTGDKKMAQWTKKINSKVLLMNATLITLSSTDGSGMGQLEFKSSESGKFSENETLHTTQKDSGGSITWHVQRNGVINSYDKYTNFIIFEEGKSENGHSTEKAVPSYKALSALDGLLEEIFQWSELPSNWSAKVTGYIMGTDKVKRLKTSSEAHYDLPSQSFALSRNSSGYIWNNVHSLSMEMPENFNKILADFLEFLF from the exons ATGGAGAGCCAAGTAGTgaactttcttgttctttttgccGTTCTTGTTGCTGTCAAAGGATTTGTCATCGTTGACTCAG gttaTGCAGACAATCCAGTCCACGATGAAGCTGATCTATACTTCAAG GACTGGCAAAACCTGGGGAACGAATTCGAGAGAGCGGAGTGGCTGAAGAACCCTGATATGTCCCTTTACGACGTCCGTTCGAATGAGACAGGAGCCTTTAATGGTTCTGCCTTTGGCAACTGGAATCGATTCGGATACTCTCTGTGGAAAGTTGTTGGCAATAATGCCAGCGTTTCTGCGTATACGATTGAGAAGTTTAATGTGACATCAGATAACATTACTCTTATAGTCCCAACATACTACAACGTTCAATTAACCGGAGACAAGAAAATGGCCCAGTGGACGAAGAAGATAAACAGTAAGGTATTACTGATGAATGCTACTCTCATCACGCTGTCCAGTACCGACGGATCTGGAATGGGTCAACTGGAATTCAAATCCAGTGAAAGCGGTAAGTTTAGTGAGAACGAAACCCTGCATACCACACAAAAGGACAGTGGCGGGTCCATCACTTGGCACGTCCAAAGGAATGGCGTTATCAACAGCTACGATAAATACACTAATTTCATTATCTTTGAGGAAGGGAAGAGTGAAAATGGGCACAGCACTGAGAAAGCAGTGCCTTCTTACAAGGCCCTTTCTGCCTTAGACGGATTGTTGGAGGAGATATTTCAGTGGTCTGAACTGCCTTCTAATTGGAGTGCCAAAGTCACGGGTTATATCATGGGTACAGATAAagtgaaaagattaaaaacatcAAGTGAAGCACATTATGACCTTCCATCTCAGTCGTTTGCTCTGTCAAGGAATTCCAGTGGATACATTTGGAATAATGTTCATTCTCTCAGTATGGAAATGCCTGAAAATTTCAATAAGATTTTAGCAGATTTTCTTGAATTCTTATTCTGA